The Microbacterium paraoxydans genome includes a window with the following:
- a CDS encoding AAA family ATPase, producing MRQQPVVAVRPNEEAPIPDGTWPTNIPAVAQVLREGLDLGPGVTFLVGENGSGKSTLVEGIAIAYGLSPEGGSRQAQHRTRPSESPLSDWLRLQRGVGAHRWGFFLRAETMHSFYTYLEENPSLRGDVPFHEMSHGESFLALLDSRFDDPGFYCLDEPEAALSFHSTLTLIAVLQRIADEGGQVLCATHSPVLAALPGAAILEVGEWGLRPTAWEDLEIVNHWRSFLGQPQRYLRHLLGE from the coding sequence ATGCGGCAGCAGCCGGTCGTCGCGGTGCGGCCGAACGAGGAGGCGCCGATCCCGGACGGGACGTGGCCGACGAACATCCCCGCGGTGGCCCAGGTGCTGCGCGAGGGACTGGATCTCGGGCCGGGAGTGACCTTCCTCGTCGGTGAGAACGGCAGCGGGAAGTCCACCCTCGTCGAGGGCATCGCGATCGCGTACGGTCTCTCCCCGGAAGGCGGGTCCCGCCAGGCGCAGCACCGGACGCGGCCGAGCGAGTCGCCGCTGTCGGACTGGCTGCGCCTCCAACGAGGCGTCGGGGCGCACCGCTGGGGGTTCTTCCTCCGGGCGGAGACGATGCACTCGTTCTACACGTATCTCGAGGAGAACCCCTCCCTGCGCGGCGATGTGCCCTTCCATGAGATGAGCCACGGGGAGTCGTTCCTCGCCCTGCTCGACAGCCGCTTCGATGATCCGGGGTTCTACTGCCTGGACGAGCCGGAGGCCGCGCTGTCGTTCCACTCGACTCTCACGCTGATCGCCGTGCTACAGCGCATCGCCGACGAGGGCGGCCAGGTGCTGTGCGCCACGCACTCGCCGGTGCTCGCGGCGCTTCCGGGTGCGGCCATCCTGGAGGTCGGGGAGTGGGGACTCCGCCCGACCGCCTGGGAGGACCTCGAGATCGTGAACCACTGGCGCTCGTTCCTCGGGCAGCCGCAGCGGTATCTCCGGCATCTGCTCGGTGAGTGA
- a CDS encoding MarR family winged helix-turn-helix transcriptional regulator: MTDRKLALEAWESLFRAQHELFTEMAADFDTGDITQAEYDVLLTVTRSPEMTARLRDITANMLISQPSVSRLVDRMVTRGLVAKCADPDDGRGALIRATDEGARAFRALATVHGRSIADRMSRLDDEELRLLRDLAEKLRTR, translated from the coding sequence ATGACCGATCGGAAGCTCGCGCTGGAGGCCTGGGAAAGCCTCTTCCGCGCGCAGCACGAACTGTTCACCGAGATGGCGGCGGACTTCGACACCGGCGATATCACCCAGGCCGAGTACGACGTACTGCTCACGGTGACGCGCTCGCCGGAGATGACAGCGCGGCTGCGCGACATCACCGCCAACATGCTCATCAGCCAGCCGAGCGTCTCCCGCCTCGTCGACCGGATGGTGACCCGGGGGCTGGTCGCGAAATGCGCCGACCCGGACGACGGCCGCGGCGCCCTGATCCGCGCGACGGACGAGGGTGCCCGGGCGTTCCGTGCGCTCGCCACGGTGCACGGCCGGTCGATCGCCGACCGGATGTCACGCCTCGACGACGAGGAGCTGCGTCTGCTCCGCGACCTCGCGGAGAAGCTCCGCACCCGCTGA
- a CDS encoding TetR family transcriptional regulator, with protein sequence MTEQKAPRRRGRPRGGTDSRERIVSAAVDEFGAQGYDGATVRSIAARAGVDSALVHHYFGTKADLFSEAAGIPLRPDLDVPEILAGPKDEAGARLVRYVLDAFEKPDVRRRGVLLLRTAIGSRLTTPLLAGFLSRELLSRVARRLDVEDADFRAALVASQIAGMLIGRYVLQLPALAGASVDELVGRVGPTVQRYLFD encoded by the coding sequence ATGACCGAGCAGAAGGCGCCGAGACGACGCGGGCGCCCGCGCGGCGGCACCGACTCCCGCGAGCGCATCGTGTCCGCGGCCGTCGACGAGTTCGGTGCGCAGGGGTACGACGGCGCCACGGTGCGGTCGATCGCCGCCCGCGCCGGGGTCGACTCCGCGCTCGTCCACCACTACTTCGGCACCAAGGCCGACCTGTTCTCCGAGGCCGCCGGAATACCGCTGCGCCCCGACCTCGACGTCCCCGAGATCCTCGCGGGGCCGAAGGACGAAGCGGGGGCCCGGCTCGTCCGCTATGTGCTCGACGCGTTCGAGAAGCCCGACGTGCGCCGCCGCGGCGTGCTCCTCCTGCGCACGGCGATCGGGAGCAGACTGACGACGCCCCTGCTCGCCGGATTCCTCTCCCGCGAACTGCTCTCCCGTGTGGCGCGCCGCCTCGACGTGGAGGACGCCGACTTCCGTGCCGCCCTCGTCGCGTCGCAGATCGCCGGCATGCTCATCGGCCGCTACGTCCTGCAGCTTCCCGCGCTCGCCGGCGCCTCCGTCGACGAGCTCGTCGGCCGCGTCGGCCCCACCGTCCAGCGCTACCTCTTCGACTGA
- a CDS encoding Mu transposase C-terminal domain-containing protein has translation MNATAGSRIVWRGQTYDVIVVRPSAVTLRDQDGGEFDVSHDELNRAAEPPATDLLLGAAETLVEGAQSTSELLVWREALARIAAASETHGQQREAVEKEVTRLAHELGRTVTARTVFRKLKSYNEGGIAAVADRRSREGRVRRSSSIDPRVIEALNIVLARRARESTTSKAVILAQVEALVRRNHGDDVAMPSRATFYRVLAAEDRGRFSFGSAKTRESLSLRPDRALGGRPGLRPGEHVQIDTTRLDVMVRIDAATVGRPELTIMVDVATRSILSAVLRPVSTKSMDLVIVLARALVPYGRRPEGARETRRLLSTAWAEEALIDQERYERLRLAQPFIFPETITTDNGRPFLSQHFRAVCAALGISLTKAAPHTPTDKAHVERTFASISSLFLQHVKGYVGRSVEHRGKNVEAQSAELLTIAQMQELLEDWVAVEWQNRNHDGLRDPLEPTISLTPNEMCRAFREVVPELHVPLAKDDFIALLPIVHRRINRYGVTIEHRIYDSERLAHYRRRESQSKRQKGKWPIRVDPYNLHVVWLEDNGEFIPLRWSNGLHELPMMGDVWRSARAAHRSVDRDGQQDLDLVHAMRDYAGRGNNKPMVTRSAREKAVAADPMNLLSAEASAATTPLSDGAKTDVPVPQEEEWPNRGGFSFISEPTTDEGE, from the coding sequence ATGAACGCTACAGCAGGATCGCGCATCGTGTGGCGCGGACAGACCTATGACGTGATCGTGGTGCGTCCGTCCGCAGTCACCTTGCGAGACCAGGATGGTGGCGAGTTCGACGTCAGCCATGACGAACTCAACCGTGCCGCCGAGCCTCCCGCGACTGATCTCCTCCTCGGAGCGGCGGAGACGCTCGTCGAAGGAGCACAGTCAACGAGCGAGCTTCTGGTGTGGAGAGAGGCCCTTGCTCGAATCGCGGCTGCCTCCGAGACACACGGTCAGCAACGTGAAGCAGTCGAGAAGGAAGTAACTCGGCTCGCGCACGAGCTTGGTCGCACCGTGACGGCACGGACCGTCTTCCGCAAGCTGAAGTCTTACAACGAGGGCGGGATCGCTGCAGTCGCGGATCGACGTTCTCGTGAAGGGCGCGTAAGACGATCATCCAGTATTGACCCGCGCGTCATCGAGGCCCTCAACATTGTTCTCGCCCGTCGCGCGCGAGAATCCACGACCAGCAAGGCGGTCATCCTCGCGCAGGTTGAAGCCCTAGTCCGAAGGAACCATGGGGACGATGTCGCGATGCCGAGCCGTGCGACCTTCTATCGGGTCCTTGCTGCAGAGGACCGCGGACGATTCTCGTTCGGTTCTGCGAAGACTCGAGAATCTCTGTCATTGCGTCCGGACCGTGCTCTCGGTGGCCGACCCGGCCTACGCCCTGGTGAGCACGTGCAGATAGACACCACTCGACTGGACGTGATGGTGCGTATCGACGCTGCAACCGTGGGTCGGCCCGAGCTGACGATCATGGTCGACGTCGCGACCCGCTCCATTCTGTCGGCAGTGTTGCGTCCGGTTTCCACAAAGAGCATGGACTTGGTCATCGTGCTTGCGCGCGCCTTGGTTCCCTACGGACGGCGTCCAGAGGGAGCCCGTGAAACGAGAAGACTGCTCTCGACTGCGTGGGCGGAAGAGGCGTTGATCGATCAGGAGAGGTATGAACGTCTTCGGCTCGCGCAGCCGTTCATCTTCCCGGAGACGATCACCACCGACAACGGTCGACCGTTTCTTTCTCAACACTTTCGCGCGGTCTGCGCGGCGTTAGGGATCTCGCTCACGAAGGCTGCCCCTCACACGCCGACAGACAAGGCCCATGTCGAGCGGACCTTCGCATCGATCTCGTCGCTGTTCTTGCAGCACGTCAAGGGATACGTAGGACGAAGCGTCGAACACCGTGGGAAGAACGTCGAAGCCCAGTCGGCAGAGCTGCTCACCATCGCTCAGATGCAAGAGCTGCTGGAGGACTGGGTGGCGGTCGAGTGGCAGAACCGAAACCACGACGGACTTCGCGACCCCTTGGAACCAACGATCTCGCTGACCCCGAACGAGATGTGTCGAGCGTTTCGAGAGGTCGTCCCGGAGCTCCACGTGCCCCTCGCCAAAGATGACTTCATCGCGCTGCTGCCGATCGTGCACCGCAGGATCAATCGATATGGAGTCACCATCGAGCACCGCATCTATGACTCCGAACGCCTTGCCCATTACAGGCGACGAGAGTCGCAGTCGAAACGGCAGAAGGGGAAGTGGCCGATCCGTGTCGATCCCTACAACCTGCATGTCGTGTGGCTCGAGGACAACGGCGAGTTCATCCCGCTGCGATGGTCGAACGGCCTGCACGAACTCCCGATGATGGGGGACGTGTGGAGGTCTGCGCGCGCTGCGCACCGTTCCGTCGACCGCGACGGGCAGCAGGATCTCGATCTCGTGCACGCCATGCGCGATTATGCCGGACGAGGCAACAACAAGCCGATGGTCACGAGATCCGCTCGTGAGAAGGCGGTGGCGGCAGACCCGATGAATCTGCTCAGCGCGGAAGCATCAGCCGCCACCACCCCACTAAGCGACGGCGCAAAGACCGACGTGCCAGTACCGCAGGAAGAGGAATGGCCGAACCGCGGTGGCTTTTCCTTCATCTCGGAACCGACGACAGACGAAGGCGAGTAG
- a CDS encoding TnsA-like heteromeric transposase endonuclease subunit, with protein sequence MMFSNFVWPAPAEAPAVVPRRIEYQLDGVRVEVDVADVGSVPFEDCEPVRDFPTWPGKQHYSGLLYMQGVQAHVGFESLAERSFLIELDRLEGVRSVTSQPMWIRWLGTVPGNHAPDFFVRFADGSRMLVDVRPLQRIDAAARAVFDRTAVLCADFGWRYVVYSEDSPIRDANARFLMRFREPRWSVDDLAQALSGFAGTISEAAERLGGGQEGLGRCYALIWSRRLDVDLEQPLSLRTLVTWRNDA encoded by the coding sequence ATGATGTTCTCGAATTTTGTGTGGCCAGCGCCGGCCGAGGCGCCCGCGGTCGTTCCTCGTCGGATCGAGTATCAGCTCGACGGCGTACGAGTCGAGGTAGATGTTGCCGATGTTGGGAGCGTGCCGTTCGAAGACTGCGAACCGGTGCGCGACTTCCCAACCTGGCCGGGCAAGCAGCACTACTCCGGTCTCCTCTACATGCAGGGCGTGCAGGCGCACGTCGGGTTCGAGTCGCTTGCGGAACGGTCGTTCCTGATCGAACTGGATCGTCTTGAGGGCGTCCGCTCCGTCACCAGCCAACCGATGTGGATTCGCTGGCTCGGCACCGTTCCCGGCAATCATGCCCCGGACTTCTTCGTACGGTTCGCCGACGGGTCGAGGATGCTCGTCGATGTGCGGCCGCTGCAGCGGATTGATGCCGCAGCGCGAGCAGTATTCGACCGAACCGCCGTGCTGTGCGCTGACTTCGGATGGCGCTACGTCGTGTACTCGGAAGACTCCCCGATACGCGACGCCAACGCCCGCTTCTTGATGCGGTTCCGTGAGCCAAGGTGGTCGGTCGACGACCTGGCGCAGGCGCTGTCCGGGTTTGCCGGAACGATCAGCGAGGCAGCGGAACGACTGGGCGGGGGCCAGGAAGGACTGGGGCGCTGTTACGCGCTGATTTGGAGTCGTCGCCTCGATGTAGATCTGGAACAACCGTTGTCTTTGAGGACCCTCGTGACGTGGAGGAACGACGCATGA
- a CDS encoding ABC transporter ATP-binding protein, giving the protein MVNNAAVEITQLRVRRGAVSVFDAIDLAVPRGQITGLLGPSGCGKTTLMRSIVGVQRIASGDVTVLGEPGGSRRLRHRVAYGTQGASVYGDLSVRQNLAYFAALLKAPKGDVDRVIQEVGLDAQTGQLVDALSGGQATRVSLATALIGSPELIVLDEPTVGLDPVLRAELWTLFRRLADRGVTLIVSSHVMDEAVRCDRLLLMREGRIIADTTPSALLADTGTTDAEAAFLALIERDRAAGTATTRRARREAHERQEEDGT; this is encoded by the coding sequence ATGGTGAATAATGCGGCCGTCGAGATCACGCAGCTCCGCGTGCGGCGTGGGGCCGTGTCCGTGTTCGACGCCATCGACCTCGCCGTTCCCCGCGGCCAGATCACAGGTCTCCTCGGCCCCTCCGGGTGCGGCAAGACCACGCTCATGCGGTCGATCGTCGGTGTGCAGCGGATCGCCTCCGGTGACGTGACCGTTCTCGGCGAGCCGGGCGGGTCCCGCCGGCTCCGGCACCGTGTCGCGTACGGCACGCAGGGCGCCTCGGTCTACGGCGATCTCAGCGTGCGGCAGAATCTCGCCTACTTCGCCGCGCTCCTGAAGGCGCCGAAGGGGGACGTCGACCGGGTCATCCAGGAGGTCGGTCTCGACGCGCAGACGGGGCAGCTCGTCGATGCGCTGAGCGGCGGCCAGGCGACGCGGGTGTCGCTCGCGACGGCCCTGATCGGCTCCCCGGAGCTCATCGTGCTGGACGAGCCGACGGTCGGTCTCGACCCCGTGTTGCGGGCGGAGCTCTGGACCCTGTTCCGCCGCCTGGCCGATCGGGGCGTCACGCTCATCGTGTCCAGTCACGTGATGGACGAGGCGGTGCGCTGCGACCGGCTGCTGCTGATGCGGGAGGGGAGGATCATCGCCGACACGACGCCGTCCGCACTGCTCGCCGACACCGGAACGACCGACGCCGAAGCCGCGTTCCTGGCGCTGATCGAACGCGACAGGGCCGCCGGCACCGCGACCACCAGGCGCGCACGCCGAGAAGCGCACGAGCGCCAGGAGGAGGACGGGACATGA
- the hrpB gene encoding ATP-dependent helicase HrpB, giving the protein MTRAAFDLTAIGAGLSFAGALDDLSTALDTSGSVVVTAPPGTGKTTLVPPLLASRRTGRVIVTQPRRIAARAAARRLAQLDGTPLGSRVGFTVRGERTVGPDTRVEFVTAGVLLRRMLDDPGLDGVSAVIIDEVHERALETDLLLGLLSEVRELRDDLVVIAMSATLDADRIAAVIGTEESPASIVDHDVPAFPLTERWAPSSAPRLDERGVTRGFLDHVASVTATAAAELVRNGPEADVLVFAPGAREVAEIARRVRDRNSAFDVRELHGQIPLAEQDAVIRGRASEARPRIIVATSLAESSLTVPGVRLVVDSCLARQPQRDAARGMTGLVTTAASRSSCVQRAGRATRQGPGTVIRCVDERTYAAAPARPSPEIATADLTDAALLLACWGAPGGAGLRMIEPLRADSLADAVTVLRGLGAIDDDGRATAEGRALARIPTDPRLARALRDGSPAVGSRLAAEVVALLGGDQRISDADVARALVALRGGSTAEARRWREDARRLERLVAPAPDTRAGLDGVGLVIALAFPERVAHRAEHSGSGATFLLASGTRAGVSGALAASEWLAVADVARASSRTAAGSGAVIRAAAALTEEQVERAAGPLMSDRVEAEFVGGRVQARRERRISAIVRSSVPVRPSASEGRDAVGRALRRDGLGMFTWSDGAEALRRRLALLRRELGDPWPDVSDAGLLASLDVWLAPELDALASGTPASRLDLSSALRRLLPWPEAVHLDALVPERLEVPSGSRVRITYPEPDGDATARPVVAVKLQECFGWAETPRLVDGRVPVLFHLLSPAGRPLAVTDDLASFWSGPYAQVRAEMRGRYPRHPWPEDPWAAVPTKHTKNRAAR; this is encoded by the coding sequence GTGACCCGCGCCGCCTTCGACCTCACCGCCATCGGCGCCGGTCTGTCTTTCGCGGGCGCCCTCGACGACCTCTCCACCGCCCTCGACACGAGCGGATCCGTGGTCGTGACCGCGCCGCCAGGTACGGGCAAGACCACGCTCGTCCCGCCGCTCCTCGCCTCACGCCGCACCGGACGCGTGATCGTCACCCAGCCGCGCCGGATCGCCGCGCGCGCGGCCGCTCGCCGACTCGCACAGCTCGACGGCACACCCCTCGGCTCCCGGGTGGGCTTCACCGTCCGTGGCGAGCGCACTGTCGGGCCGGACACGAGGGTCGAGTTCGTCACCGCTGGCGTGCTCCTGCGACGGATGCTCGACGACCCCGGACTCGACGGCGTGAGCGCGGTCATCATCGACGAGGTGCATGAGCGTGCCCTCGAGACCGACCTCCTCCTCGGCCTGCTCTCCGAGGTGCGCGAGCTGCGAGATGACCTCGTCGTCATCGCGATGTCCGCGACCCTCGACGCGGACCGGATCGCCGCGGTCATCGGGACCGAGGAGTCTCCCGCGTCGATCGTCGACCACGACGTCCCGGCTTTCCCCCTCACCGAGCGCTGGGCACCGAGTTCTGCGCCCCGCCTCGACGAACGCGGAGTCACCCGGGGCTTCCTCGATCACGTCGCGAGTGTCACCGCCACCGCCGCCGCCGAGCTCGTCCGGAATGGCCCCGAAGCGGATGTGCTCGTGTTCGCCCCCGGCGCGCGCGAAGTGGCGGAGATCGCGCGACGAGTCCGCGACCGGAACAGCGCCTTCGACGTCCGGGAGTTGCACGGCCAGATCCCGCTGGCGGAGCAGGATGCCGTGATCCGCGGTCGTGCGTCGGAAGCCCGGCCCCGCATCATCGTCGCCACCTCCCTCGCCGAGTCGTCTCTCACGGTGCCGGGTGTGCGGCTGGTCGTGGACAGCTGCCTGGCCCGGCAGCCGCAGCGCGACGCCGCCCGCGGGATGACCGGTCTGGTCACCACCGCCGCCTCCCGTTCCTCGTGCGTGCAGCGAGCCGGACGCGCCACCCGACAGGGCCCCGGCACCGTCATCCGCTGTGTGGACGAGCGCACCTATGCTGCCGCTCCTGCGCGGCCGTCGCCGGAGATCGCCACGGCAGACCTCACCGACGCCGCCCTCCTGCTCGCCTGCTGGGGCGCCCCGGGCGGCGCCGGCCTGCGCATGATCGAACCGCTGCGAGCCGACAGCCTGGCCGATGCCGTCACGGTGCTCCGCGGTCTCGGAGCGATCGACGACGACGGGCGCGCCACGGCAGAGGGCCGTGCGCTGGCACGAATCCCCACCGATCCACGGTTGGCCAGAGCGCTGCGGGACGGCAGCCCCGCGGTGGGGAGCCGGCTCGCCGCCGAGGTCGTGGCGCTTCTCGGCGGGGACCAGCGCATCTCGGACGCCGATGTCGCCCGCGCTCTCGTCGCGTTGCGCGGAGGGAGCACGGCCGAGGCCCGGCGGTGGCGCGAGGACGCTCGCCGTCTGGAACGCCTGGTCGCTCCGGCACCGGACACCCGCGCCGGTCTCGACGGCGTCGGTCTCGTGATTGCGCTGGCCTTCCCCGAGCGCGTCGCCCACCGCGCCGAGCACTCGGGATCGGGAGCGACGTTCCTGCTGGCGTCCGGCACCCGGGCCGGTGTCAGCGGCGCCCTGGCCGCGTCGGAATGGCTCGCCGTGGCCGACGTCGCCCGAGCCTCGTCCCGGACGGCAGCCGGCTCCGGTGCGGTCATCCGCGCCGCAGCGGCCCTCACCGAGGAGCAGGTGGAGCGCGCGGCAGGCCCCTTGATGAGCGACCGCGTCGAGGCCGAGTTCGTCGGAGGCCGCGTACAGGCCCGCCGCGAACGCCGGATCAGTGCGATCGTGCGCTCATCGGTGCCGGTGCGCCCGTCGGCCTCGGAAGGCCGGGATGCCGTGGGCCGAGCACTCCGACGCGATGGCCTCGGCATGTTCACGTGGTCCGACGGGGCGGAGGCCCTGCGCCGCCGACTCGCGCTACTGCGACGTGAGCTCGGAGACCCCTGGCCCGATGTGTCGGACGCGGGTCTGCTCGCATCGCTCGACGTGTGGCTGGCACCGGAGCTCGACGCTCTCGCCTCCGGCACGCCCGCGAGTCGGCTGGATCTGTCATCCGCCCTTCGCCGTCTGCTGCCCTGGCCCGAGGCCGTGCACCTCGATGCGCTCGTCCCGGAGCGGCTCGAGGTGCCCAGCGGCTCCCGTGTACGCATCACCTACCCGGAGCCCGACGGCGACGCGACCGCACGGCCCGTCGTGGCGGTGAAGCTGCAGGAGTGCTTCGGCTGGGCGGAGACTCCCCGGCTCGTGGACGGCCGCGTCCCCGTGCTCTTCCATCTGCTGTCCCCGGCGGGGCGGCCGCTCGCGGTCACCGACGACCTCGCCTCGTTCTGGTCGGGCCCCTACGCCCAGGTACGCGCCGAGATGCGCGGCCGCTACCCCCGGCACCCGTGGCCCGAGGACCCGTGGGCCGCCGTGCCGACGAAGCACACCAAGAACCGCGCCGCGCGCTGA
- a CDS encoding SPFH domain-containing protein has protein sequence MEIAGIVGILIVIGIAVVAAIVVLLILLLFARSWIKVARADEALVISGRKQKVQRAVIGTDGTSSSEMSESPVTVIVNGKSLVNPITQRHEIISLRSRQVSLNAEAQSLDNVTLNVDGVAIVKIGSDPLLVRRAAERFASQDKAIEQFTTEQLEGALRGIVATLSVVELMRERKKFSDQIAADVSQELAEQGLILDSFQIKGITDKVGYIQSLGAPEIQAKRQAAEISQTNADRAINQKNIANQEANLVEQTALDTNTANANAGIGRARAEAEQAEQLARAQAEQAVLQQQAENKQAQLDADVKRVADAQRYEAETRAQAELYTRERAAEAAAIEQVKQAEARTRIAEQQAQADKARADGEAAAAIAKATGDADALRAQAEAEAEARRLRANAEAEAIRAEGEARAAAVEAEAKAIASNQDAFLSQRVLEVLPSIMSEFAKGYAAIGSVSIVGGSGEDGASNVVGADSAKALRSVFDSVHSATGLDLAGIIQGQAVGRGFGAGVAEASAPAPAPRTPAPTTPPPPAPPAPAAE, from the coding sequence ATGGAGATCGCCGGAATCGTCGGCATCCTCATCGTCATCGGGATCGCGGTTGTCGCCGCGATCGTCGTCCTGCTGATCCTGCTGCTGTTCGCACGCAGCTGGATCAAGGTGGCTCGCGCCGACGAAGCGCTCGTCATCTCCGGACGCAAGCAGAAGGTGCAGCGTGCCGTGATCGGCACCGACGGCACGAGCAGCTCCGAGATGTCGGAGTCGCCCGTCACGGTCATCGTGAACGGGAAGTCGCTTGTCAACCCGATCACCCAGCGCCACGAGATCATCTCCCTCCGGTCGCGGCAGGTGTCGCTCAACGCCGAGGCGCAGTCGCTCGACAACGTGACGCTCAACGTCGACGGCGTCGCGATCGTGAAGATCGGCTCCGACCCGCTGCTTGTGCGCCGGGCCGCCGAGCGCTTCGCCTCCCAGGACAAGGCCATCGAGCAGTTCACCACCGAGCAGCTCGAGGGCGCCCTGCGCGGCATCGTCGCGACGCTCTCCGTCGTGGAGCTCATGCGGGAGCGCAAGAAGTTCTCCGACCAGATCGCCGCCGACGTCTCCCAGGAGCTCGCCGAGCAGGGCCTCATCCTCGACTCCTTCCAGATCAAGGGCATCACCGACAAGGTCGGCTACATCCAGTCCCTCGGTGCCCCGGAGATCCAGGCGAAGCGCCAGGCCGCGGAGATCTCGCAGACCAACGCCGACCGCGCGATCAACCAGAAGAACATCGCGAACCAGGAGGCGAACCTCGTAGAGCAGACCGCGCTCGACACGAACACGGCCAACGCCAACGCCGGAATCGGCCGCGCCCGCGCCGAGGCGGAGCAGGCCGAGCAGCTCGCCCGCGCCCAGGCCGAGCAGGCCGTGCTCCAGCAGCAGGCCGAGAACAAGCAGGCGCAGCTCGACGCCGACGTCAAGCGCGTCGCGGACGCGCAGCGGTACGAGGCGGAGACCCGCGCGCAGGCCGAGCTCTACACGCGTGAGCGCGCGGCCGAGGCGGCGGCGATCGAGCAGGTCAAGCAGGCCGAGGCGCGCACCCGCATCGCCGAGCAGCAGGCGCAGGCCGACAAGGCGCGCGCCGACGGTGAGGCGGCGGCCGCGATCGCGAAGGCCACCGGTGACGCCGACGCGCTGCGCGCCCAGGCGGAGGCGGAAGCCGAAGCCCGTCGCCTGCGCGCCAACGCCGAGGCCGAGGCGATCCGCGCCGAGGGTGAGGCCCGTGCCGCGGCCGTCGAGGCTGAGGCCAAAGCCATCGCCTCCAACCAGGACGCGTTCCTCTCGCAGCGCGTTCTGGAGGTGCTGCCCTCGATCATGTCCGAGTTCGCGAAGGGCTACGCCGCGATCGGCAGCGTCTCGATCGTCGGCGGATCCGGCGAGGACGGCGCGTCCAACGTCGTCGGTGCCGACAGCGCGAAGGCCCTGCGTTCGGTCTTCGACAGCGTGCACTCCGCGACCGGCCTCGACCTCGCCGGCATCATCCAGGGACAGGCCGTCGGCCGCGGTTTCGGAGCGGGAGTCGCCGAAGCGTCCGCGCCCGCCCCGGCGCCGCGTACGCCCGCGCCGACCACTCCACCGCCGCCCGCGCCGCCCGCTCCCGCCGCGGAGTAA
- a CDS encoding ABC transporter permease — MNGRRLFATAGRVLTQLRHDPRSIALMLIAPSLLVGLFAWLFSEQDGVFDQFGGAILALFPFIVMFLITSITTLRERRSGTLERLMTTPLEKADFILGYALAFGLMALLQAVITVSFAVGVCGLDVDGPLWQLGLVAVVDALLGTALGLLASAFAQTEFQAVQFMPLLVFPQIILGGLFMPRDQMPDALYAISEWLPLSYAIDTINAVAAGDEGGDVFGPLLIVVAFAVGALVLAALTLRRRTR; from the coding sequence ATGAACGGCCGACGGCTGTTCGCGACCGCCGGCCGTGTGCTCACGCAGCTCCGACACGACCCGCGGTCCATCGCCCTGATGCTCATCGCCCCGAGCCTGCTCGTCGGTCTCTTCGCCTGGCTGTTCAGCGAGCAGGACGGTGTGTTCGATCAGTTCGGCGGTGCCATCCTGGCGTTGTTCCCGTTCATCGTGATGTTCCTCATCACGTCGATCACCACCCTGCGGGAGCGTCGTTCCGGCACGCTTGAACGGCTGATGACCACGCCGCTCGAGAAGGCCGACTTCATCCTCGGCTACGCGCTCGCGTTCGGGTTGATGGCTCTGCTGCAGGCGGTGATCACGGTCTCGTTCGCGGTCGGGGTGTGCGGGCTCGACGTGGACGGGCCGCTGTGGCAGCTGGGTCTCGTCGCGGTGGTCGATGCCCTGCTCGGCACGGCGCTGGGGCTCCTGGCGAGCGCGTTCGCCCAGACCGAGTTCCAGGCGGTGCAGTTCATGCCGTTGCTGGTGTTCCCGCAGATCATCCTCGGCGGTCTGTTCATGCCGCGCGACCAGATGCCCGACGCGCTGTACGCCATCTCCGAGTGGCTGCCGCTGAGCTACGCGATCGACACGATCAACGCGGTCGCGGCGGGGGACGAGGGTGGGGACGTGTTCGGTCCGCTGCTCATCGTCGTGGCCTTCGCGGTCGGCGCTCTGGTGCTCGCCGCCCTCACGCTGCGGCGGCGCACACGCTGA